Proteins found in one Ischnura elegans chromosome 11, ioIscEleg1.1, whole genome shotgun sequence genomic segment:
- the LOC124167844 gene encoding uncharacterized protein LOC124167844 isoform X2 translates to MAGPDEKSATEDEKSKIMYSVTKMRQLFPKKCSQFMSKQLKMKHYMLETTDIILDASENESDDSEDSNESNGDSVMDSDASAEPVDSSSSLTRCSVLSQEMDNIMAVLQQVKAEKDLEIIKICSEGLSSSNKSLEEEKT, encoded by the exons ATGGCTGGTCCGGATGAGAAATCTGCGACAGAAG ATGAAAAATCCAAGATAATGTACAGTGTCACCAAGATGAGGCAACTCTTCCCAAAAAAATGCAGCCAATTCATGTCTAAACAGCTGAAAATGAAACATTACATGCTG GAAACCACTGACATAATCTTAGATGCTTCAGAAAATGAGTCAGACGATTCAGAGGACTCGAATGAATCTAATGGGGATTCAGTAATGGACAGTGATGCTTCAGCTGAACCAGTCGACAGTTCTTCTTCATTGACCAGA tgttCAGTTCTAAGTCAAGAAATGGACAACATAATGGCTGTGCTTCAACAAGTGAAGGCTGAAAAAGATcttgaaatcattaaaatatgctCTGAAGGCCTTTCGTCATCAAATAAAAGTTTGGAGGAGGAGAAAACTTGA
- the LOC124167844 gene encoding uncharacterized protein LOC124167844 isoform X1 codes for MAGPDEKSATEGTLEDEKSKIMYSVTKMRQLFPKKCSQFMSKQLKMKHYMLETTDIILDASENESDDSEDSNESNGDSVMDSDASAEPVDSSSSLTRCSVLSQEMDNIMAVLQQVKAEKDLEIIKICSEGLSSSNKSLEEEKT; via the exons ATGGCTGGTCCGGATGAGAAATCTGCGACAGAAGGTACTCTTGAAG ATGAAAAATCCAAGATAATGTACAGTGTCACCAAGATGAGGCAACTCTTCCCAAAAAAATGCAGCCAATTCATGTCTAAACAGCTGAAAATGAAACATTACATGCTG GAAACCACTGACATAATCTTAGATGCTTCAGAAAATGAGTCAGACGATTCAGAGGACTCGAATGAATCTAATGGGGATTCAGTAATGGACAGTGATGCTTCAGCTGAACCAGTCGACAGTTCTTCTTCATTGACCAGA tgttCAGTTCTAAGTCAAGAAATGGACAACATAATGGCTGTGCTTCAACAAGTGAAGGCTGAAAAAGATcttgaaatcattaaaatatgctCTGAAGGCCTTTCGTCATCAAATAAAAGTTTGGAGGAGGAGAAAACTTGA